A DNA window from Argopecten irradians isolate NY chromosome 10, Ai_NY, whole genome shotgun sequence contains the following coding sequences:
- the LOC138334033 gene encoding uncharacterized protein, translating to MTTLKELIDIGTDMGLKGTSLAEFVRDEQARERDQRQHEREEARAEAERAHELLVLKENRQLEKEREERAIQEHLRKCELLSLQEKQLVRTDSLSQSLPSTWGPKLPSFDDERDSMDSYLQRFERFATTQKWDKATSWASNLSVLLKGRALDVFSRLPVDQSLKERTPTSLSAMSQLADQYAEARGNPSNLVRPKGSGNKDFYGQGKKREDSSSSSAVSNSKEKSGDRASVRHCYVCNSTDHLANRCSKKKSGNRVALVRESLTKKRQSYILVRADSQDKDISVSCDVSCKPSTMPVVEGLVGNQLVTVLRDTGCGGVVLKRSLARPDQMTGESRTCTLADGSTLQVPIAMVEIDTPYYEGSVIAWCMETPVYDLIVGNIEGARLPGEPNYLWNRGRSSVNAEQTRAQKREEGKPYKPLKVPEALGEVLPEDIKNAQQEDDSLTHIRELVIKGDVKERQDGGTSRFFLRRGIVYRKFSSPCIGNGRTYNQLVVPKKYRGTVMKLAHDTIMSGHLGAKRTLDRIMMEFYWPGVNADVTRFCRSCDVCQRTFPKGRVAKVPLGRMPLIDTPFKRVAIDLVSPLQPATARGNRFILTVVDYATQYPESVALPGIETERVAEALVDIYSRVGIPREVLTDQGSQFTSDLIKEVSRLLSIRRLTTTPYHPMCNGLVERFNGTLKQMLKRTCAERPKDWDKYINSLLFAYREVPQESLGFSPFELLYGRTVRGPMMILRELWTKDVADDDVKTTYQYVVDLRERLEETCKLAQEQLSSAKVRQAKYYNRKAKVRTMESGQRVLVLLSTKRNKLLMQWRGPFVITERKGSMDYAVNVDGKVKTLHANMLRLYVDRTDSGSLVMERDSGALSVVCASIVRDADNDEEDDFSPSNIVTLPTSVGTETVKDVDVSDELELEQQQDVNELLSEFADVLTGVHGKTTLVEHDINLTTNDPVRVKSHTLPFQMKATIREEVDKMLKMGVIEPSDSPFASPVVIVRKKDGTNRFCIDFRQLNRVTVFDAEPMPNAEDIFSRLAGHQYFSRLDLSKGYWQVPMAECSKRKTAFTTPVGLFQFNVMPFGLVNAPATFCRLMRKLLHGMSNIESFIIDDILIYTQTWEQHIDILRELFVRLRNASISARPSKCAIGYKSLEWLGHMVENERLLPNPEKVKAILEAPRPETKTQVRAFLGLAGLYRKFIANFAAISVPLTDLTRKGQPNKVVWELPQEAAFETLKKRLASKPILKLVDLEAEFILRTDASDKGLGAILLQEEDGNPLPVAFASRKLKTSERAYAVIEKECLAVIWGITKFERYLYGRSFILETDHQPLVYLNKLKGTNARLMRWALILQPYRFTIRAIRGKDNVGADFLSRL from the coding sequence ATGACTACCCTTAAAGAGTTAATAGATATAGGGACGGATATGGGTTTGAAAGGTACATCACTCGCGGAGTTTGTACGGGACGAGCAGGCGCGGGAACGCGATCAGAGACAACACGAGCGTGAGGAAGCCCGAGCAGAGGCAGAGCGAGCGCATGAACTGTTGGTGTTAAAGGAGAATAGACAACTGGAGAAAGAACGCGAGGAAAGGGCAATACAAGAACATTTACGTAAGTGTGAGTTATTGAGTCTACAAGAGAAACAGTTGGTTCGTACAGATAGTTTGAGTCAGTCGTTACCGAGTACATGGGGGCCTAAACTTCCATCGTTCGATGATGAGAGAGATAGTATGGACTCATATTTACAGCGATTCGAGAGATTCGCAACAACTCAAAAATGGGACAAAGCGACTAGTTGGGCTTCAAACCTTAGCGTGCTTCTCAAAGGACGCGCTCTTGATGTGTTTTCGCGGTTGCCGGTTGACCAATCGTTGAAGGAACGCACACCAACCTCGTTGTCAGCTATGTCACAGCTTGCCGATCAGTATGCGGAAGCGAGGGGCAATCCGTCCAATCTTGTTAGGCCTAAGGGTAGTGGAAATAAAGACTTTTATGGACAAGGAAAGAAACGTGAGGATAGTAGTTCATCTTCGGCAGTATCGAACTCCAAGGAGAAATCTGGTGATAGGGCGTCAGTTAGGCATTGTTATGTGTGCAATTCAACTGATCATCTCGCTAATAGATGTTCTAAAAAGAAATCCGGAAATCGCGTTGCTCTCGTAAGAGAGAGTTTAACGAAAAAGCGGCAGTCATACATTCTGGTAAGGGCAGATAGCCAAGATAAGGACATTTCGGTTTCCTGTGACGTTTCTTGCAAACCGTCCACAATGCCGGTGGTAGAAGGACTGGTTGGTAACCAGCTTGTCACGGTGTTGCGTGATACCGGTTGTGGCGGTGTAGTGCTTAAGCGCAGTCTTGCGAGACCTGACCAGATGACGGGAGAATCACGAACATGTACGTTGGCTGATGGAAGTACTCTCCAAGTACCCATTGCCATGGTCGAGATTGACACACCTTACTACGAGGGATCGGTGATAGCGTGGTGTATGGAAACCCCCGTTTACGATCTGATTGTAGGGAACATTGAAGGTGCTAGACTTCCAGGGGAGCCTAATTATTTGTGGAACCGTGGGCGAAGTTCTGTGAATGCAGAGCAGACGAGGGCTCAAAAGCGCGAGGAAGGAAAACCTTATAAACCACTGAAAGTGCCTGAAGCACTTGGAGAAGTTCTGCCAGAGGATATTAAGAACGCCCAACAGGAGGACGATTCTTTAACGCATATCAGAGAACTGGTCATAAAGGGAGATGTCAAGGAAAGACAGGATGGAGGGACATCACGGTTTTTTCTTCGCCGGGGTATTGTATACAGGAAATTCAGTAGCCCGTGTATAGGTAATGGGAGGACATACAATCAGTTGGTTGTACCCAAGAAGTATCGCGGAACAGTGATGAAACTAGCGCATGATACGattatgtcaggacatctgGGGGCGAAGCGCACGTTGGACAGGATTATGATGGAATTCTACTGGCCTGGGGTCAACGCAGATGTAACTAGATTCTGTAGATCGTGCGACGTCTGCCAACGAACTTTTCCCAAAGGACGTGTTGCTAAAGTGCCGCTTGGGAGAATGCCTTTAATAGACACTCCATTTAAACGCGTAGCGATTGATCTTGTCAGTCCTTTGCAGCCAGCAACTGCGAGAGGGAATCGATTCATTTTAACAGTGGTTGATTACGCGACGCAATATCCAGAGTCGGTCGCTTTACCAGGAATCGAAACAGAACGCGTAGCTGAAGCACTCGTTGACATTTATAGCAGAGTTGGCATCCCTAGGGAAGTGCTTACCGATCAGGGCAGCCAGTTTACATCCGATCTTATAAAAGAGGTTAGTCGGTTGTTATCTATCAGACGCCTTACCACTACACCATACCATCCTATGTGTAATGGGTTGGTAGAACGCTTCAACGGCACCCTAAAACAAATGCTGAAGCGAACGTGCGCCGAGAGACCGAAGGATTGGGACAAATACATCAACTCCCTTCTTTTCGCGTATCGAGAGGTACCGCAAGAGAGTCTGGGGTTTTCGCCATTCGAGTTGCTGTATGGGAGAACTGTAAGGGGACCGATGATGATCCTTCGAGAGCTCTGGACCAAAGATGTTGCCGACGATGACGTCAAAACAACTTACCAATACGTTGTTGATTTAAGGGAACGGTTGGAGGAGACATGCAAGCTTGCACAAGAGCAGCTTTCGTCAGCCAAAGTTAGACAAGCAAAGTATTATAACCGGAAGGCCAAGGTGCGTACGATGGAGTCTGGTCAGAGGGTTCTGGTTCTACTTTCCACTAAACGTAACAAGCTCTTGATGCAGTGGAGAGGTCCTTTCGTTATAACGGAGAGGAAAGGATCAATGGATTACGCCGTCAATGTGGATGGGAAAGTCAAGACGCTCCATGCCAATATGTTGCGTCTCTATGTTGATAGAACTGACAGCGGGAGCCTGGTGATGGAGAGGGATTCAGGAGCTTTATCGGTAGTATGCGCATCAATCGTTCGTGACGCCGATAATGATGAAGAAGATGATTTTTCTCCAAGCAATATTGTGACTTTACCAACATCTGTAGGGACGGAGACTGTTAAAGATGTTGATGTATCAGACGAGTTGGAACTTGAACAGCAACAGGACGTGAACGAATTACTCTCTGAATTCGCGGATGTACTTACAGGTGTACATGGAAAGACTACGCTGGTAGAACATGATATCAACTTGACAACAAACGACCCGGTTAGAGTCAAAAGTCACACTTTACCATTTCAGATGAAAGCCACTATAAGGGAGGAGGTGGACAAGATGTTAAAGATGGGTGTTATCGAACCTTCCGATTCACCATTTGCTTCCCCGGTTGTTATCGTCAGGAAGAAAGACGGAACAAATCGCTTCTGTATAGACTTTCGCCAGTTAAATCGAGTAACCGTGTTTGATGCAGAACCGATGCCGAATGCTGAGGATATATTCTCGAGACTAGCAGGACATCAGTACTTCTCGCGGCTCGACCTGAGTAAAGGGTACTGGCAAGTACCAATGGCGGAGTGTTCCAAGCGCAAAACTGCATTTACGACCCCAGTGGGTCTTTTCCAATTCAATGTGATGCCGTTCGGGCTAGTAAATGCCCCAGCAACATTCTGTCGGTTGATGAGGAAGCTACTGCATGGGATGTCGAACATTGAAAGTTTTATTATTGATGACATCCTCATATATACGCAAACATGGGAACAACACATTGACATCCTTCGCGAACTCTTTGTTAGGCTCAGGAATGCGTCCATATCCGCTAGACCGTCAAAGTGTGCCATCGGGTACAAGAGTTTGGAATGGTTGGGACACATGGTCGAAAATGAGAGATTGCTCCCTAATCCAGaaaaggtcaaggccattctGGAAGCACCTCGCCCAGAGACTAAAACACAAGTTCGTGCATTCCTCGGATTAGCTGGATTGTATAGGAAATTCATTGCAAACTTTGCAGCTATTTCCGTGCCGTTAACTGATCTAACGAGGAAGGGGCAGCCGAACAAGGTGGTTTGGGAATTGCCGCAAGAGGCAGCATTCGAAACGCTCAAAAAACGGTTAGCCAGCAAGCCTATTTTGAAACTCGTGGACCTCGAGGCTGAATTTATATTGCGAACAGATGCTTCAGACAAGGGACTTGGAGCCATTTTGTTGCAGGAGGAAGACGGAAATCCTTTACCAGTTGCGTTCGCTAGTAGAAAGCTCAAAACATCAGAGAGAGCTTACGCGGTCATCGAAAAGGAATGTCTTGCAGTAATTTGGGGAATCACCAAATTTGAACGGTACTTGTATGGACGTTCATTCATTCTGGAGACCGACCATCAACCGTTGGTGTATTTGAATAAGCTCAAAGGGACCAACGCCAGATTGATGAGGTGGGCTTTGATTCTTCAACCCTATCGTTTCACGATTCGCGCCATTCGTGGGAAAGACAATGTAGGAGCGGATTTTCTGAGCAGACTTTAG